Proteins from one Mytilus galloprovincialis chromosome 11, xbMytGall1.hap1.1, whole genome shotgun sequence genomic window:
- the LOC143052173 gene encoding uncharacterized protein LOC143052173 → MVRNRSCDNPVPENGGLDCNGSSYDINTCNEGACPVINGSWGEWTNYSDCTVSCEGGIQTRLRLCDSPSPENGGVDCNGSASQTQPCNMEDCPGMDNKGKEFVFGFMPNYDLTSDLKIFITTDSEKDVRVDVTTPLFNPSFSDSSIVRKGTVKKVSIDQLIVGSPGEIGEKGIHVTADDDIIVYAINKKYRTTDAFLVLPVDALGQEYYVVSWQMFSSFMIIGIDDNTEVKIKFGKECQSLMVNGIPFGPRTTLTISMNKFETFFMTSSTGDFTGTHIFSTKNVALLGGSVCAKIGQGRCDHLVQQMLPIEKWGKEFVTIGMPNCNSPDTYRIVASQDNTVVNISGRNPVNLLESGDFFTFNLNDRSSKTVSSDKQIALTLFANGGCKGNLGDPAMILIPPIQQYSSNYTFSTVSLDGNDFINSIVLVISDNFKSGLRFDNKPLSASTWDSVDGRSDIKYTDFIITSGAHYVSHINPMVTFLAVSTGIQFFNSYGYPAGLNFRSTVQDCNKEAENNTGTGGSSCDLGLDPCKDVHCLNNGTCSPLGWTGYECKCPDPFYGPVCEIDMCKPYPSDVVFVLDNSMSMGNVYFTLQKEYLINLTNDWIIDEEHFQIAIITFSDVSVVQYDFGIISNNTDFSDTLSNIEFKGSISQLHLGIAEGVNLLSKRERRIHLMKAKKYLIIISDGLLSTPRDLQAVTSEDIETDIVAFGEDVSHYYLSKITGNMTGIFPPTSDRLWYHMMADLIHPFCNVCHESNETDLLIAVDVSRDMDTTDLTTVIPSLMIKLLNMIGLENADLRLSLVNFADQVDVRFTNQTYLNETQSRTIQRMSYLPRENTKVTNFSDILDHVVDLSNDTDNGARFSAKKIILFISEFKFDIDEKSKDITRKLMSDSSEIFTIGLNLEEESFQNMLDISSSSFHVGTVGDMFANQIDTFIEAFVNQLSYVKCTVN, encoded by the exons ATGGTCCGAAATCGATCATGCGACAACCCGGTACCCGAAAATGGAGGTTTGGATTGTAATGGATCAAGCTATGATATCAATACTTGCAACGAAGGAGCATGTCCAGTAATCAATGGCAGTTGGGGAGAATGGACAAATTACAGCGACTGCACAGTCAGTTGTGAAGGAGGCATTCAGACAAGGTTAAGGTTATGTGATAGTCCTTCTCCAGAAAATGGTGGAGTAGATTGTAACGGATCTGCATCACAAACCCAACCTTGTAACATGGAGGATTGTCCAG GCATGGACAATAAAGGAAAAGAATTTGTTTTTGGATTTATGCCAAACTATGACTTAACATCAGATTTAAAGATATTCATAACAACTGACAGTGAAAAAGATGTAAGAGTTGATGTAACCACGCCTTTATTCAATCCATCATTCTCTGATTCCTCGATCGTTCGAAAAGGTACTGTGAAGAAAGTATCAATTGACCAATTGATTGTTGGTTCGCCTGGGGAGATTGGTGAAAAGGGTATTCATGTTACTGCTGATGATGATATTATTGTATAcgctataaataaaaaatacagaacCACAGACGCATTTCTCGTTTTGCCAGTTGATGCGTTAGGGCAAGAATACTATGTTGTTTCATGGCAAATGTTTTCATCTTTTATGATAATTGGAATTGATGACAATACTGAGGTTAAAATTAAGTTTGGCAAGGAGTGTCAATCCCTTATGGTTAATGGAATACCATTTGGTCCAAGAACAACATTAACTATCTCTATgaataaatttgaaacattttttatgaCATCAAGCACAGGGGATTTTACTGGAACTCATATATTTTCTACAAAAAATGTTGCTCTTTTAGGAGGGAGTGTTTGCGCAAAAATCGGACAAGGACGGTGTGATCATTTGGTTCAGCAAATGCTGCCAATCGAAAAATGGGGAAAGGAGTTTGTCACTATTGGAATGCCAAATTGCAATTCTCCTGATACCTATAGAATTGTTGCTAGTCAAGATAATACAGTTGTTAACATATCTGGGAGAAACCCTGTCAACCTGCTGGAATCTGGTGACTTctttacatttaatttaaatgACCGCTCATCGAAAACAGTTTCTTCTGATAAACAAATAGCTCTTACTTTATTTGCAAATGGTGGATGTAAAGGCAATCTAGGTGACCCAGCAATGATACTGATTCCTCCCATTCAACAATACTCGTCCAATTACACCTTTTCTACTGTCTCACTCGATGGTAATGATTTTATTAATTCTATTGTATTAGTAATTTCTGATAACTTTAAAAGTGGTCTTCGATTTGACAACAAACCTTTATCCGCTTCTACTTGGGATAGCGTAGATGGCAGAAGCGATATTAAGTACACTGATTTTATTATAACAAGTGGAGCCCATTATGTGTCCCATATAAATCCCATGGTTACATTCCTTGCAGTGTCTACCGGAATACAATTCTTCAATTCCTATGGATACCCCGCAGGACTGAATTTCCGGTCAACGGTACAG GACTGTAACAAAGAAGCTGAAAACAACACGGGAACTGGTGGATCGTCTTGCGACTTAGGATTAG ACCCATGCAAAGATGTGCATTGTTTGAACAATGGCACTTGTTCTCCCCTTGGATGGACAGGATACGAATGTAAATGTCCAGATCCTTTCTATGGACCAGTATGCGAGATAG ATATGTGTAAACCATATCCATCTGACGTTGTATTTGTACTCGACAATTCGATGAGTATGGGGAATGTGTATTTTACGTTACAGaaagaatatttgataaatttgacaAATGATTGGATAATCGATGAAGAACATTTTCAAATTGCCATAATAACATTTTCCGATGTATCAGTTGTCCAGTATGATTTTGGCATTATCAGTAATAATACAGATTTTTCGGATACGTTATCAAATATCGAATTTAAAGGCAGTATTTCACAATTACACTTGGGTATTGCAGAAGGAGTAAATCTTTTAAGTAAAAGAGAACGTCGCATTCACTTAATGAAAGCtaaaaaatatcttataattATATCAGATGGTCTCCTGTCAACACCTCGTGACTTACAAGCAGTTACAAGCGAAGATATTGAAACCGATATTGTAGCCTTTGGGGAGGATGTTTCGCATTACTACCTGAGTAAAATTACTGGAAATATGACAGGCATTTTCCCACCAACCAGTGATCGACTGTGGTATCACATGATGGCTGATCTTATTCATCCATTCTGCAATG tttgtcaCGAATCAAATGAAACAGACTTGTTGATTGCAGTAGATGTTTCACGGGATATGGATACTACAGACTTAACAACCGTGATCCCTTCACTTATGATCAAACTGCTGAATATGATTGGCTTAGAGAATGCTGATCTCCGATTATCGTTAGTAAACTTCGCCGATCAAGTTGATGTCAGATTCACAAACCAGACCTATTTAAATGAAACACAATCCCGAACAATACAGAGAATGTCCTATTTACCCCGCGAAAATACAAAAGTCACAAATTTTAGTGACATACTTGATCATGTGGTTGACTTATCGAACGATACAGACAATGGAGCTAGATTTTCTGCtaaaaagataattttatttatttcggaattcaaatttgatattgatgagaAATCAAAAGATATAACTCGCAAACTAATGAGTGATTCCTCTGAGATTTTCACAATTGGTTTGAATTTAGAGGAGGAATCTTTTCAGAATATGTTGGACATTTCATCTTCGTCCTTTCATGTCGGGACAGTTGGTGACATGTTTGCCAACCAGATTGACACTTTCATTGAAGCTTTTGTTAATCAACTATCATATGTCAAATGCACTGTCAATTAA
- the LOC143051982 gene encoding matrilin-1-like, which produces MFFTDGRSTVRDGGSLLHQLGIIVYAVGVGGNVDRNQLDKIATNQSYVFMVSSYADLVGQVYNDIKSKTCTDVLTNPCQRSPQPCQNQGTCIWTGGSKYTCLCPEGFTDHNCQTDIDYCVGVTCNNGGTCIDGLTSFTCSCAEYYTGKYCGLDMCKPYPTDVVFVIDSSNSCSQEYFNITKNFIKSVTKEWEITLNNFQVAIISYADNSYIELNFDNSMNKISFDAFVSQMNPRGGITEIHKGINHAVNILYNRNRVVSSSQVKKYIIVLSDGLPSTPSMISTVSGHQIETLAVAVGEDVSHHFLSVITGGSEKIFPYNNDRLWHYMMNALIDQSCDSEFFCPTYDSRGALCFLVCASVHSSVRLSCFRFKFLVKIVFDLT; this is translated from the exons atgttttttactGACGGTCGATCCACTGTTCGAGACGGTGGAAGTTTGCTCCATCAGCTTGGAATAATAGTGTACGCTGTAGGTGTTGGGGGTAATGTGGATAGGAATCAACTGGATAAAATAGCAACAAATCAGAGTTATGTTTTTATGGTGTCCAGTTATGCTGATTTGGTTGGTCAAGTATACAATGACATAAAATCTAAAACGTGCACTG ATGTGTTGACAAATCCATGTCAACGAAGTCCACAGCCATGTCAAAACCAAGGTACATGCATCTGGACTGGTGGATCTAAGTACACGTGTTTGTGTCCAGAAGGCTTCACAGATCATAACTGTCAAACAG ATATAGATTACTGCGTTGGTGTCACTTGTAACAATGGTGGGACATGCATCGACGGCTTGACGAGTTTTACATGTAGCTGTGCAGAATATTACACAGGAAAATATTGTGGACTAG ATATGTGCAAGCCTTATCCCACTGATGTAGTATTTGTAATAGACAGTTCTAACAGTTGTTCTcaagaatatttcaatataacAAAGAACTTTATTAAATCCGTTACGAAGGAATGGGAGATAACTTTAAACAACTTTCAAGTAGCCATTATCTCGTATGCTGATAATTCATACATTGAGCTAAACTTTGACAACTCTATGAATAAAATAAGTTTTGATGCTTTTGTATCCCAAATGAATCCGAGAGGCGGGATAACTGAAATTCACAAGGGAATCAACCATGCTGTTAATATCTTATATAACAGAAACCGTGTTGTATCAAGCAGTCAGGTGAAAAAGTATATCATTGTTTTATCTGACGGACTACCATCTACACCCAGCATGATATCGACAGTAAGCGGGCATCAAATAGAAACGCTTGCAGTGGCTGTTGGGGAAGATGTGTCGCATCATTTCCTGTCTGTTATTACTGGAGGAAGTGAGAAAATTTTCCCGTACAATAATGATCGGTTATGGCACTACATGATGAATGCCCTAATTGACCAAAGCTGTGATAGTGAGTTTTTCtgccctacctacgatagtagaggggcattatgttttctggtctgtgcgtctgttcattcgtccgtccgtctgtcctgctttaggtttaagtttttggtcaagatagtttttgacctaacttag